CCAATACCGCAAACATGTTGCCTTCCATCAAAGCAAGCGCAATTGCCAAGTTTACGATCACAAAGACAATACGCCCCGGATAATGTTTGCTAATACGAGTGTAGGCACTTGTCCATGCAAGGGAACCAGAGTAAGCATTGGTCACATTAATTTTAATTTGAGAAATAACCACTAAAATAACCGCGAGTGTTAAAGCAGCCCAACCCGGAAGCATGTCATGAAACGCTGCATTAAACTGTTGAACAGGTTCAGTGCTGTTTACGCCCGGTATTTTAGTAAGTAAATAGAAACCTAAAAATGCCCCAATAATTTGTTTGATCGCTCCTAAAATTACCCAGCCTGGACCCGCTGAAATAACCGCGGCCCACCATGCTTTGCTATTTTCTTTTGTTTTTGCAGGCATGAAGCGTAGGTAGTCAATTTGCTCACCGATTTGCATGATTAAAGATAAGCATATACCCGCACCAAGCATAATCGCTGCCATATCTGCAGGTGCAAAACCTTCATGACCTGTAAACGTTGCAAACTGGCTAACCAAGGTAGGTTCTTGGTAAATCAGATAGGCCACAGGACCAATCATTAGAACGAGCCAAAGTGGGGTAGTCCAGACTTGTAATTTACTTAAGGCTTTCATGCCATAAATGACGAGTGGAATGACCATAATGGTTGAGATGAGATAACCAGCCCATAGCGGAATGCCTAAACCGAGTAATAACCCTTGCGCCATGATTGAACCTTCAAGGGCAAAGAAAATAAAGGTGAAACTGGCGAAAATGATACTGGTTAGGACCGAACCGATATAACCAAAACCTGCACCGCGGGTAATCAAGTCAAGGTCGATGTTATAGCGCGCTGCGTAGTAGGCTAAAGGAATGCCGGTTAAGAAGATAATAATTGCTGCAAATAAAATGGAGAAAACAGCATTGGTTGTTCCGTAAGACATACCAATACTGGCGCCAATAGAAAAGTCAGCAAGATAGGCAATACCACCAAGTGCAGTAATAGCAACAACTTTGGGACTCCAGCGCCGAAAGCTGTGTGGAGCATAACGTAAAGTATAATCTTCTAAGGTTTCATTCACTGCTTTTTGTGAATCTGTACCTTGCACAGTGTCCAGATTTGGATGTTCAGATACACTCATAACATCAATCTCCCAATCATTTTCGGTCAATCAACACAAATATTGATCATTGCTTTTTGATGGTTTTGAGTGTGTGATTTTTGGGAAAAATTGAAAATACGTTATTTTGCGTATATGTGCGTATTAGAAAAAATCGCCATGATAAATGACTTTTGGCATAAGGATTGCTGGGTTTAATGCAGCCATATGCCAAACATGAGTGTTATGCCAGATTCTTCACGCCCCCAACAAGCGCCACAACGTGTGATCAAAACACGCCGTGAATATAATATTTGGGTGGCAGATGAAAGTATTGAAGATTATGCGCTTCGATATGCACCGACCTCAGTCCGTAAGTGGTCACCTTGGACGGTGACTAATACTGCAATTTCGACAGTCAGCTTTTTGGCTATGGAAGCAATTGGGGCAACCATGCTTTGGCAGTATGGCTTTAGCAATGCAGTATGGGCAGCAATTGTCGTATGTACCATCATATTTTTAACCAGTTGGCCGATTAGTTATTACGCCGCAAAATATAATGTAGACGTCGATTTGCTTACTCGTGGTGCAGGTTTCGGCTACATTGGCTCGACCATTACGTCTCTGATTTATGCCAGCTTTACCTTTATTCTGCTTGCGTTTGAAGCCGCCATTATGGCGATGGCACTTGAGCTTGCCTTAGGCATTCCGCAAGTTATTGGTTACTTAATTTCTGCCTTAGTGATTTTGCCTTTAGTGGTCAAAGGCATTGGTTTTATTAATAAAGTTCAGACCATCACTCAGCCAATCTGGCTCTTATTGCTGTTATTACCATGGTTTTTTGTACTTTGGAAACAGCCACAAATTTTAAGTAATAGCTTGCATTTTGTTGGAGCGGTTTCAAACTCGACCGATTTTAATCTGTATTACTTTGGTGCGGCGTGCACTCTTATTTTTTCATTTGTGATCCAAATTGGTGAGCAAGCCGACTATTTACGTTTTTTACCGCAAAAAGAAAAGAACAGAACCGCATGGCGTTTTGCCGTTTTTTTAGGTGGCCCATCTTGGATTATTTTTGGATTTCTAAAAGTTTTAATGGGCATGCTGCTGATGGTGTTGGCTTTTCAGCTGTTTATTCCTGTCTCTGAACTAGACAATCCGACTTATTTGTATTGGGTCGCCTACCAACAGTTTATTCCAAACCCTCAGCTTGCTTTAATCCTGACTTTAGCACTGGTTTGCTTGGCGCAAATTAAAATTAATATGACCAACGCTTATGCTGGCTCATTGGCATGGTCAAACTTTTTTGCCCGCTTGACTCATAGCCATCCGGGGCGGATTGTCTGGCTTCTTTTTAACGTTTTTATTGCCATTGTTTTGATGGAAATGGGAATTAGCCATGCGGTTGAACGTATTTTGGGACTATATAGCAATATCGCTTTGGCATGGATTGGTGCCGTCGTTGCCGATTTAATTATCTGTAAGCCTTTAGGTCTAAGTCCGAAAGGAATTGAATTTCGTCGTGCTTATTTATACGACATTAACCCTGTAGGTGTGGGTGCTTTACTGATTGCTTCAGTGCTATCGATGCTGAGTTATTTGGGCTTTTTGGGACTCATGGCGAA
The window above is part of the Acinetobacter baumannii genome. Proteins encoded here:
- a CDS encoding purine-cytosine permease family protein is translated as MSVSEHPNLDTVQGTDSQKAVNETLEDYTLRYAPHSFRRWSPKVVAITALGGIAYLADFSIGASIGMSYGTTNAVFSILFAAIIIFLTGIPLAYYAARYNIDLDLITRGAGFGYIGSVLTSIIFASFTFIFFALEGSIMAQGLLLGLGIPLWAGYLISTIMVIPLVIYGMKALSKLQVWTTPLWLVLMIGPVAYLIYQEPTLVSQFATFTGHEGFAPADMAAIMLGAGICLSLIMQIGEQIDYLRFMPAKTKENSKAWWAAVISAGPGWVILGAIKQIIGAFLGFYLLTKIPGVNSTEPVQQFNAAFHDMLPGWAALTLAVILVVISQIKINVTNAYSGSLAWTSAYTRISKHYPGRIVFVIVNLAIALALMEGNMFAVLGKILGFYSNFAIAWVVVVATDISINKYVLKLSPKEPEYRRDMLYNVNPVGMVAFLVSAGLSIAAFFGLLGSFLAPYSPIIALVLAFVLTPIMGLLTKGKYYIKSHDDGVKEPRYDAEGTPVATVYHCRVCEQGYERPDIMFSHKHNGTICSLCKTLDA